One Conger conger chromosome 7, fConCon1.1, whole genome shotgun sequence genomic window, AGAGAAGTTATCATGCCTCTTGGGGCTTTTGGCAACACATAAAAGTATGGTGGTCCTTTGAATGCAGGGACTAGTCTTTATGATCATGTGGGGGTGAATCTTGGTTTCAGTTTCAGTATTGTACCGCTTGCACATGAGGTGCTCTGTCAGCGAGTCCTGGTTCTCTGCCCAAATGTGTGAGAGAGCCAGGAACAGATCCTCATCTGTAGTGTAAAGCAGGCTGGAGCAGGGTGGGATGAAGGTTGTCATGTCCTGCCAACTCTGTGAGAAAGCTTATTGAAAATTACGAGCTCCCTTCTGGACCTGCCACTTTCCAGTGTTTGGTGGTTTGCTTGCTCTGTCATCCGTCTTAGCTGTGTCATATGCTGAGATCCACTGCCTCCACTACCAAAAGGTttgttggtgtggaggtgccattttatggttctttttgggaCTTGCAGATATTGGGACAGCCAAtatctgcaattcttaaactgtgaccctgggttctttatggcctccctcaccatcttcctacCTGTCGGACAACATGCAAATCCTATGGTTTTCTGAAAAAAGTAAATTACTTAATaaaagaaacattgaaacatgagagaaatgtattaaaataaaagtatatcgttttATGTTTGAGCAGAGcatatatattattatctatgttgtttattttatgtagccttttttcttaagggtgccaatcattctggagcccactatatgtgtgtgaggaggtgggTGAGCATAGTGATGCATTCCTATTCCTGTTCCCTTCCATCAGATGTGAAGTTTAGATGCTGTATTACAAGTATTTCTTTCTCTATAGGCTATGTCttgcattttgtttgaaaactgtgGTTGTTACATACCGTCATATTTTTCATTGatttagctctgtactccacaattttagatttgtaattgatgtgaaattaaagtgcagattgtcagggtgccataacatttgggacaaatcACACGTGTTTCAGATTAGTCAGGtgtcgcttccttagtgcataatacagtgggctccagaattttCTGGTATCTTCTCTCTTCCGTTTTTTTcttactgaaaagattttctttttttgactggatacagattattgtagatGTGGCTGTGcatttagaaacacaatggagccaagtcacaaaactgaacaaaacccctttcaaatttgagggcaatatcaccaaaaatgagcattctgcttagttttttctaatctatgtttAGACAATTTTTCTAAAAGGACATTTGGacactccaaaaggacacattaaGACAAAGTGATGtgatgggtcttatgaggtgtaaaatactgcattttgcttactaaattacacgacactttttatcctgaaaaaaaatgtttgcacttccccacacctgtcaccctcccccccacctgTCTGTCCTTACGTCcttctccttgcagctatcctcagacagcaacaggtggagaagatcataaaaataatGCCATCTTGTATACTCATTATTAATTTaggtccattgattgatgttttttcaaatacccaacccccatcaacaggTTAAACACAtgccataatttcacatgctatttattattaaaaaaacaggCTAGCTCTTTATTAATAAGCATAATGCTATATTTTGAGAATGGATTTAGATCACCGATATAAAATAGGtcactgaaaaaaacatcactgaaaatgccctctattgtgttgtaaacggttttttcactgtcttcctcagaaatattcactcagatgagagattccttggaactcctaaggaagtcctctatttagacgtggacattgcaaaatattttttgttgttgtaaaatgtcaaccttttcGGGGGTTAAAGATCCTACAGAATAACTTATCCTCCATCTTTGGCAGTGAGAAAGAAATTTGAAATGTGATTCTCATACCATGATTCTCATACCATATTTAGTATGTACTCAGAATCACTCCATTTTTACAGTGTCAAGCTCACAGGGCACAGGAGGATTTAAGTTTGCAAATTGGTATGCAGAAACTGTGACATTAAATTAACTCCTCACTGAGTGGAACTACCATGTGCTCTTGATCTCCTGAGAAAAATACTGTGGTACAGTTGTCAGTGAGACAATAATAGCACATAATGGCTCAACATGTTTTGGGTCTAATGTGTACTGTGCATGGATGAACCTCACCTCTGACTCTCTTTTTGTCTTGCAGATCTCTCAAGGAACAGTTTCACAGAAATACCCCCAGAAGTCTGCCTCTTTGCCCCTTTGGAGACGTTAAGCCTGTACCACAACTGTATAAAATGCATCCCAGAGGGCATCATCAACCTTCAGATGTTAACCTACCTGAACATCAGGTCAGTGGGGCAGTAGCTCTAGTGATGGGAGAAGGAGGCTTCATGATGAGTGGAGCTAACACATAACATTTTATTGGTCCTTTCAAACTTGCAATTGACAGCACAGTGTCGGTGAAGCTACCTGTACTCTCCCCTCCTGGCTAGCATGGCCTTGctctataaaacaaaataatgtgatAGGTTGACCCGTTTGGGTTCATGACTGTTCACTCCCGACTTGAGTAGcatcttgtttttttgcattttcattggtGAGGATGAACATATGTTTGGGAGTTCTGCATATTATGAAACTGAAGTCTTATGAACTGAAATGTAATAGTCAGTTATCAGtatcttcttgttttttttgctgggCTTAAATTATTTctcaaaaagtacattttaaatagaatAAAAATTGTTCACTATGTTGGCTTGTAGGGTGAGGTGCCATGTGACTGCATCAAGTAAAATATCATACTAGTCATATATCCCTGCAGGAACCTGTACATTTCAGCCTGTTGTAAGTTTGTCAGCTTTAAGCCATGGATGCTGATTCCAGTGTGGCATGAAGCAGAGAAGAGGCCTGGAACTTCTGATAGTATTCTAATGGAAAAGTTATTGTCATGCTCATCATAGTCATACATAGTCATCATAGTCCATAGTCCATTACCTATCCAGTTACCCTTGTTTACTCTTTCTTTGTAGTCGGAATCTTCTTTCAATACTGCCAAAGTACTTGTTCAGTCTTCCACTTAAAGTGCTGGTTGTGAGCAACAACAAACTGGTCTCAATCCCTGAAGAAATTGGCAAAGCCAAGGACCTCATGGAATTGGTGAGTGCAGAGAGAAATTGAGCACAGTCTGTGTATTGTGTACCTGTTGTGGAGTATACTTCTGCCATTGTCGCAACGCACCATGTACCTGCCAGAAAATCGAGCCGTTAGACTATTTATGTGTACTGTGTCCTCAGAGTACAGCTGACATGGGAAGTCATATgaattttcttaattttttctaTAAGGAATGTCAAGGCTATTTACGTGAATTTATCCACGTAGCACTATATTCGTCAGTTGCtatttttctttatatatgTCCACTCACCACTTAtttttaatcagctaatcatcagtggtatgcaggatggataggctacagtagcagaagatcagcctaaaaaatgtctaataaatacctaataaaatgctcattgagtgtatattagcACTGATTTTCAATGTGAGGTCAGGtgtgctgtttatttttatgtgtgtgagtgtgcatgcatgtgtgtgtgtttgtgtgtgtgtgtatattaatcACTATgtttaaaagtacattttaagttaaatgcttgcatttgctgaaagcttaaattgatcagccctaacactaACGTCAGCCTGCtttccatcaaggtatcagcacacaTCTTGCTACTGCCGtgctttgttattgttattgtgataAATTCAACAGATACAAAATTAATTTGATATATTGCCACCCTCGCTTTACTGTATCAGACACGttttcacaaattgagtgcTTGCCACTTTAGACAGTCAGTGGGGCTGTGTACTATGTAATGTCATTTAGCTACAACCTGCACACGATAATGTTTAGAACTTAACATTAGCCTCATTCATGTTAGCATTAAGTATATGGAAAATTCATTGTTCAAATTTAGAATTTTGAGATCGaattcaaatttaataaaatgtgcagtcatgaaattagaaagTGCACATGTGTCTCTTAATTGCCGACtgaatgagtggtcttgtgttgGGATtcattggatttaaattgagtcatttttgtgaaggaaaaaaaattaagcacattttttaggggtatccataacacagaaatggcgcCACGTAGCTATACCAAAGTCAGTAGTTGGTGAGCCCGTTTCCATTGTACCAGTTAAAACtagtgagatattgaggttaaaATGGAGTTTTTTTCAATGGAAGAGCCAACCAATGCAAACATATAGCTACCGTGCTCACTATGATACTGTATCTATGAGCTGTGTGACAGAATTAGGCCATGGTCTGAGCTCCTGATGCTTACTATCCTCAGGATATCAGCTGCAATGAGATCCAGGTCCTGCCTTCTCAGATTGGAAAGCTACATGCCCTACGGGAACTCAACATGAGGCGAAACTGCCTGCAGATGTTGCCTGAGGGTGAGTACTGCACCCCGCATCCAACTCGTAGTCCTGTGCCCCCTCTCggcctgccctctccctcttctcttgCTCAACTCAGTCCTTTCCATTCTTCTAGCGCTTGTCCCCATCTGACTTTCTCACAGTCCAGACCTTGCTAATTATCTCCTTACCCTAATTCTCCCtactttctcactcactccaccCCACCTTACTGAACAAGCTTCACACCTTCTGTTTTTCCTCACAGAGCTAGCTGATCTGCCACTTGTCAGACTTGACTTCTCCTGCAACAAGATCACAGAGATCCCACCCATTTACTGCGGGATGAGGCAGCTGCAGCTTATTGTCCTGGACAACAACCCCATGCAATCACCACCAGCTCAGGTGTGTCCTGTACTCTGTCTTCAGTGTACTCTAAAACAGAGAGCaggcaattatttttatttttattttagaggAAGGGAATTcccagtaatcctgttttgacACAACTAGAGAAATAGTGTCATCTAGAGGAAGGATTTGTTCTCACAGCTAGTGTGGATTCTTCATGTTGGGCAGTAcatgaacaaacaaatattttcatgtattgttTGAGTTGACAAAtgtttctctctgtcacccTTCAGATTTGCCTAAAGGGTAAAgtgcatatattcaaatatctGAACATCCAAGCTTGCAGAATGGACAAGAAGCCCGACTCCCCAGACCTCCTATCTCTGGCCAAGCGTTGCCTTCCACAGCCCCTGACAGACAGGTGTGATTTGTTGTTCTCCAGTttggattatttttttcaaaaacatataCACCTTCTTTCTccaactgaaaaaaatacacTCCGTGGTGTTCTGCTTCATTTGAGATGGTGCCAATAAAGTGAAATTAAGGTGTCATCTCTTCTGGGGAGCTAATGGAATTGGGGCCAACATACTTACGCTTTTATAAAGTAGCATTTAGCTCCTTAGCAAGTATAGGTTTCGAACGGTTGCCAAGGATCTTGGTTATCGTGGTATTTGTTGCATTTAAGAGCATGTTTGGAATTTTGAAGCGCCCACATTTTCCATCATTCCTATCGgttttgatagtattttacctCCCCGCGTCAAGGTTTTTGGtcttttagcattttttttctccatgtcAGTGGCTTATCAACGATGACAAATCAAGATACAGGTTAATCAAGTCCAGTTTATCTAAACCTCTTATTTGGAagggaaaattaaattaaaaataattctgtttCAACTTGCAGAATTGACCTACCATACTTACCTGTGTTCTTGCACGTGTTCTGTGTGGCTTACGTTTATAAGATTACATAGAAaatctttattttctctgtctTTTTTAGCATGGAGGATTTCTACCCGAGCAAGAACCATGGGCCTGATTCAGGCATTGGGAGTGACAATGGCGATAAGAGGTTGTCTACAACAGAGGTCTGTATATGCAGGCATGCTGTACTTCAGCCAGTCTGCAGTCAGAATCTAGGGCCTAAACATTCAATTGTCCGGTTCGTTTAACAGATATACAGGCTTGCCACACATTGAGCAGAGTGCTTACATAGACTATCCTTTATTCTCTAAATGACAGggttttttcagattttttccccaatattttcatttaatggTTATTTTAATGTTTAGGCAGCTATTTAAGCCTAAATAAAGGGATGAAACATGCATCCACTAGGGTTCACAAAAAATTACCAATCACTACACAACCTCTAAAAAATCCAAAGTAAGCACATGATGCGTGAGAgtcttgataaaaatgaaagctAGCTAATTCTCGAGGTAGAAAAGCACAAGGAGTTGTACCCCAACACACATCAAGTGACCTGTCCCTCTTGTTCTTCTGCCTGCCCTTGCCACAGCCCTCAGACGATGACACCATCAGCCTCCATTCGCAGGTGTCAGAGACCACGCGGGACCAAGGTCGAGTAGACACCCATCCACTGCTCTCCAAGCTGGGCTCCaacaaaggtaccagaggcacATCCATCACAGTACTAATGTCCACCACAGCAAATGAGAAGGCATGAGGCATGCCTCTGCTCCACAAATGGCCATAAGTGACCAAAACTTCTTATTAGACCCTGGTTCTGCTCtatttacagtggtgtgcaagAATTTTgccacccctggtcaaaaagtattttacaattaatatttaagtGAACCAGACCTCTAAATGGTtcatcttcacattttaaagcaagatgacttgctattttttttaaattacagtttcaaaatacaaaaaaaaggaaaaaggccctctgcaaaagtttgggaaccctttcaGTTAATACTTTGTGTAACTCCTCCTCGAGCAActgtaacagcttgtaaatacTTCCCGTaaccagctaagagtctttcagttctcactttttgaatttttccccattcaccCTGGCAGAACACCGTTAGCTCAGAAATAATCTttagcctccttgcatgtacagtatgtttgagaTGTCTCCACTgatttttcaataatattaaaatcTGGGGAACTGTGGTTGCCATTCCAAAACATTCATCCTTCTCTCCTGGAGGAACTTTATGGTTGATggcatgctttggatcattgtcttgctggaatacccaacctcccttcaaattcaatgtctggactgaccttcgaaattagcctctagaattcggtggaatccattcttccttccactcgcacaatatttcctgtgccctcaGCTGCCACACAAGCCCAAAGCATAATGAATCCGCCtccagttggcaaggtgttcttctcttacccttttttctccaaacatatccattctatctgaaatctttcttggtgtTCCAGGCCTTGCCTTTATGTCAACtgttatcttccattttctaataatgtttctgacagtggaaatagattgtttgaaacattgaaatagttttttgtagcctggtggaaattaaccatcgtcattctgaaatccttggacaactgtttggAGGAAtgcatggttgttaacaccagacagaacagccactgcagttggataattTAAAAGGCATGGAGGTACTTCAGTACAAAAAGTTTAGCCATGGAATTAtgctcacctgactcattgaagccctaacaagtaaatcacctgggtctggtcTTTtactctttttaaaaagtaaaaaataataatccgaaagggttcccaaacttttgcacagggcccctttcctttttttaaataatttataaactaaaaataaaaattttattattttaaaatttgcagaaaggtttcatgtttaactctgtaccatttagagttcaggttgctttcgatcacgtacagattcattgtaacagacatttaaaccactAAGTGCTTAGGCTGTTCTTATTTCATAGTATAAACCTTGTGgatttttatttgattcatAAAGAACCTTTTTATATTTAGAATTGAAACATTTGGTAGtaatttaaccctttccactttgcccccctagagAGCAATTTCCCCTATTTTGTACTAGACCTATAAAAGTTTAAATGTCTCAAAAACTATGTActgcacacatggttgaagacttacaTTAGAGGCTTGttccattcagaaatttgagacagaaagATTTATCTCAGaccatgtacatacagtgtacacaaaagatccTAAATTTCTGTTCGGATATTTTGCCCTCCTCCGTGGAATCAAATGCAGGATGATGAAGAACATGTGGACAACTTCTCTTAAGAGTTTTCATGTTTAATTCAATGCGCAAGGGAGAGACTAACACAGACTGTTCTGAGAATATCTCTTCCCAACTGGTGTGTGTAGTCTGTTGAAATACACTTCACGGTCATACATATGAAAGGGATGTGTTGTGGCTTGTTTGCATTTACATGGGAACCTCTGATGAGCCTTTTTTTTAGAATGTGCTATATCCCTAGCTACCGACAGGGCATTTACACCTAGATAGGTAAGCTACAGAAAACATTGTTAAATGAATACACATATATTGTTGTACTGTTTGCATTTCTATGCGAACCTATGCGAAAGAATGTGCTATATCCCTTGCtgccacagagacagacaggctaCAGAGAATGGTGTCAGATGAATACATATGTCTGAatactgaatatctcaatttctatgTCAAGggccaacccagaactactttatatttttgCAAGAACATGATGcaaacttgtgtacaaaatttggtaaagatattcaaattccacatgagttttcccaaaactgcacccagatgtttTCAATTGtgcccaaatctctccaaatacaaaacatctgcatatctttttatCCAGaaacatgaatgatcagaaaaactTATTTTTGTAACGAAgattcatgtttgttttattcacatatatgagtatgtttttattaaacatgcccaaagctttccaaaaatgagtactcaccctaatgctttctaaccaagctgcatcacatttaaaattgaactatATTTCAAAagagccctgttagccagtacaattactgTTACAGGTTTATCTGTGGCAAGTTGCATGTTATGCACGTCTgcttattcattctgctatgcgaatgcagtgatattcctaaactgtccgtcgcctgaatatgacacattataccttaggtaggaaaccccatacaagaagcttaccatgttttagACTAGTCTGGTACTGCAATGACCtaacaatgcatttatgcaacacCAAGAAGCAGTTCAAGATGACATTGGTgaggtcagggttgtaaaccatgaTGGTGGCAAGGGGTTTTATTATGTggtagttttttgttttctataaATATGAACTCATCAATAATTTGAAGAcaagtggatagggttaaagTTTTTGCTGGGCAGTTAACCTTATGCTTTCTTTGTAGATCAAGAGCCTTACGACTATATTGACCCAAACCCAGAGGAAGATGCAATGCCGACAGAGGGGGCTGTGCAACAGAACACCgcttatgtttcatgtttaaagGTAGGAAACTTTAGAAATCCTTTAGAGGAGGAGCGTTCATTTCCTCTCTCTTATGgtcattatttagctgacacttttagaCCTGATTATTTATAACTGCTTCTAAAGCCATTGGAAGTTTTTGAAAGTAAAAAGGCATCAGATAAAGCTAAGCAGTTTATTAAGCCTTAAGTTAAGCTTTTCCAGCCAGTCCTTAATTGATAGCAATCTACTCATTAAGAAGGATAGTGGTGAATTTGCTCCACTAGCCCATATGTCTGTGTTCAAACTGGGAAAAATCTAGAGGGGAGCTGCAGTTCCAGGTTTTCACCATAATTTTTCACATGGAAAGAGCACACTCACACCaccataaaaacaaataaacacctTCACCCTTACCTCTCTGGGGTTCCAGGCAAAACAAACTATGAAAGAATgacaaaagaaagcaaaaccGAACACAGTGGAAGCCTTTCAGCTCTCCGCTCGTCTCAGCTGACCAACTTTTCAGTTGGCCagttttttttcactttgtctGAGTGGCCTGACAAACAGACTCACTCTCTCTTAGCGTGTGCCCCTGGTCTTGGCCTCATACTGTGGTGAAATCTTTTTCTCCAACGGATCGAATGGCACAAGCGTTTTTGAAATAGTGATGTAGTATGCTGGAATTGATTCCTTTCTGTGCTTTTTTTCAGGAATTTGAGAAGGTTCTTAAGTCACACCACAGCATAGACAAGGAGAAAGAGTCCAGGTGAGAACTGTGGTAactacattttatacatatagGAGAATTATACAAAGCAAtagcaatacatttaaaatattttgtagtTTATGCACATTAAACACAAgtgcatgcatacataaatTCTAACAAAAAATGGTAATGAAAATAGTTCATTTGATTGGATATGAATGAATCAAGGTGGACCACACTAACTAATAATATAGTGAAAAAATCAGTTTATGTTTGAAAACCTaacaatttgtctgaatttacCGCAgctctgcaaagaagagtgggccaaaatacttccacagtgatgtgaataTAGTGATATAGAATTATAGAAAGTGTTGGTTGTACTTATTGCTggtaaaggtggtgcaaccagttattacgTTTAAGGGGCGATTACATTTTGGGTGATACAGGTTTTTGAtagcttttttcattaaataaattaaatgattatttaacaatgtgttttgtgttttctcaggttccctttgtctaatattacattttcgctaaagatctgaaaatatacagtgagacaaatatgcaataatagaggaaaccaGGAAAGGGACAAGCACTTTCCCAGGGCACTGTAGATAAGGCACTCAGTGAGGTTATCAATTGCCTAATAGCCTAAGCACATTCCTTAAAATCTTGCAGTTTAGCACAGTCCTTTCCTGGCATTATGCCAGAACCATACCTTAAGTGTCTACCACAGGTGTGGCAGATTTGTCTCTTCTGTCTCACCACTCAGTTTAGAAAAAGAGCAGCTGATGGAAGAGGTGGAGGATGAGCTCAAAGAGGTCATCGACCTGAGGAAGATTGCCTCCCAGCTCCTCCA contains:
- the LOC133134090 gene encoding leucine-rich repeat and calponin homology domain-containing protein 2-like isoform X1 encodes the protein MKMAASQGGGGAITGLHSHHYPNGPHWNPGILQHQNHLHKARSLDRALEDAVCSGILNLSGRKLRDYPGMSYDLTDTTHADLSRNSFTEIPPEVCLFAPLETLSLYHNCIKCIPEGIINLQMLTYLNISRNLLSILPKYLFSLPLKVLVVSNNKLVSIPEEIGKAKDLMELDISCNEIQVLPSQIGKLHALRELNMRRNCLQMLPEELADLPLVRLDFSCNKITEIPPIYCGMRQLQLIVLDNNPMQSPPAQICLKGKVHIFKYLNIQACRMDKKPDSPDLLSLAKRCLPQPLTDSMEDFYPSKNHGPDSGIGSDNGDKRLSTTEPSDDDTISLHSQVSETTRDQGRVDTHPLLSKLGSNKDQEPYDYIDPNPEEDAMPTEGAVQQNTAYVSCLKEFEKVLKSHHSIDKEKESSLEKEQLMEEVEDELKEVIDLRKIASQLLQQEQQNRLLSHSSSSANSKQRCSAQTIRSSFVEEGSLTGTVLSAQPTSSVSFDGTQSLETTDPEHKWPEVPPILNQGEERRRSKYLRKDYLKFKGQSARRNSSGNEHEEGVRSADLSTTLTVFGLKPRSAFSRGSNQDYSSTDPSFTIRRKMEHLREEMEQIGLLRQNLESRLKVLLPDDVGAALMDGVVLCHLANHIRPRSVASIHVPSPAVPKLSMAKCRRNVENFLDACKKLGVPQDKLCLPHHILEERGVVRVGMTVQALLDLPALRPSQLSGV
- the LOC133134090 gene encoding leucine-rich repeat and calponin homology domain-containing protein 2-like isoform X2, with the translated sequence MKMAASQGGGGAITGLHSHHYPNGPHWNPGILQHQNHLHKARSLDRALEDAVCSGILNLSGRKLRDYPGMSYDLTDTTHADLSRNSFTEIPPEVCLFAPLETLSLYHNCIKCIPEGIINLQMLTYLNISRNLLSILPKYLFSLPLKVLVVSNNKLVSIPEEIGKAKDLMELDISCNEIQVLPSQIGKLHALRELNMRRNCLQMLPEELADLPLVRLDFSCNKITEIPPIYCGMRQLQLIVLDNNPMQSPPAQICLKGKVHIFKYLNIQACRMDKKPDSPDLLSLAKRCLPQPLTDSMEDFYPSKNHGPDSGIGSDNGDKRLSTTEPSDDDTISLHSQVSETTRDQGRVDTHPLLSKLGSNKDQEPYDYIDPNPEEDAMPTEGAVQQNTAYVSCLKEFEKVLKSHHSIDKEKESSLEKEQLMEEVEDELKEVIDLRKIASQLLQQEQQNRLLSHSSSSANSKQRCSAQTIRSSFVEEGSLTGTVLSAQPTSSVSFDGTQSLETTDPEHKWPEVPPILNQGEERRRSKYLRKDYLKFKGQSARRNSSGNEHEEGVRSADLSTTLTVFGLKPRSG